The following is a genomic window from Persephonella sp..
AAAGATCTAAAGAAGAAAAACATTAGAGAGAACGAAAAATGGAGAAAATAAAAAAGATACTGGGGATGCTTAGATTTTTGAAAAACAAAAAAGTGATAGTAGCACTGATTATTTTAGGATTTCTAATTGTAATTCCACCTCTTGGAATATACGCATGGAATAAAAGAATACCCCAAAAAACAGTCCTTGTTTTGAAGAATATAATCCATAATGTTTTTCTTGAAAAACACCACCCGGGAGATATATACGGTGTAGTTCACATTGAAGAAATGGAAGAGATAGAACTGTCAGAGCTGAAGCTTCCCCCAAAAGAAGAAGAAACTAAAAAAACAAAAGAACTTGAGAAAGAGCTGAAAAAATTAAAAGAGGAAGAAAAGTTAGCAAAAGCACCAAAACCAAAGCCTAAAAAAGTAGTAAAACCTTTACCCCTTGAAGAATACCCAAAAGAGTTTTTACCTTTAAAGAAAGTTCTTCACAGACCATTTAAACAGGGGGCATGTGCCATATGTCATCAGGTAGATGAACACGGAAAAGTAATAAAGAAAGGGAAAAAATACCCTCTAAATAGACCCAGAGTTGACGAACTATGTTATTCCTGCCACAAAGAAAGGTATATAAAGAAATACGATCACAAACCTGTTAAAAAAGGCGAATGTTTAAAATGTCACGATCCTCATCAGTCTGACACAGAAAAACTTATAAAAGCCAAAACAATTCCTCAGCTGTGCATTTCATGTCATGATCCTAAAAAAGCCAAAAAATTAAAAATAGAAAAAGTGGTAAACATAAATGTAAAATACAAGCATAAACCTGTTGATAAAGACTGTAGAAACTGTCACGACCCACACACTTCCGATCACAAACACCTTCTTATCACTGCCCTTGACTGGAAGATGGATTTCTGTCTTGACTGCCACTCAAAGATAAAAGATCCAAAGAAAAGAAAAAAGGTTGATATCACACCTCTTATAAAAACGGCAAAATATAAACATGATGCAGTCTTTGATAAAGATGAGTGTGCAAACTGTCACGAAATTCACGGTTCAAACCACAGAATAATGCTTAAAAAACCTATGGTTAAGCAGTGTCTTTCCTGTCATGATAAAGAGGTAAAAC
Proteins encoded in this region:
- a CDS encoding cytochrome c3 family protein; translated protein: MEKIKKILGMLRFLKNKKVIVALIILGFLIVIPPLGIYAWNKRIPQKTVLVLKNIIHNVFLEKHHPGDIYGVVHIEEMEEIELSELKLPPKEEETKKTKELEKELKKLKEEEKLAKAPKPKPKKVVKPLPLEEYPKEFLPLKKVLHRPFKQGACAICHQVDEHGKVIKKGKKYPLNRPRVDELCYSCHKERYIKKYDHKPVKKGECLKCHDPHQSDTEKLIKAKTIPQLCISCHDPKKAKKLKIEKVVNINVKYKHKPVDKDCRNCHDPHTSDHKHLLITALDWKMDFCLDCHSKIKDPKKRKKVDITPLIKTAKYKHDAVFDKDECANCHEIHGSNHRIMLKKPMVKQCLSCHDKEVKQKETGEMLINMKKHLEENKYWHKPIKEVEKKGGCAACHNPHGSNYPYALKKFFTTEFYLPGLKIGEVMCFSCHKEKERFTMKEVFSDKITKFRNGTENLHWRHTQGEKGRTCIACHDPHASRWPNMIGRYTNFNGILFPIRYKKTETGGSCAPACHDRFDYDRVQPVKNVGEIREEFK